A genomic segment from Geitlerinema sp. PCC 7407 encodes:
- a CDS encoding restriction endonuclease subunit S yields the protein MNSDRSLVRIRKILQLQRRWIQLEPLKQYQEIGLRSFGKGIFHKTPVYGAELGNKRVLEIHPGDLVFSNVFAWEGAVGVAAEAERGMIGSHRFITYTPIDNSCSVEYLQLFFHSPEGLEVIRKVSPGSAGRNRTLNLKQFDDAMIPLPPIAEQRRIVARIEELAAKIEETRGLRKSAIEETKAFLKAAMGQFFKPNSGYESVGLKDACIAIIDNLHSNPVYSSEGIPCIRSSDVGWGNLNLDTARKTSEEEYQRRTVRGEPTIGDIVFVREGGGTGKTALVKERQRFSLGQRVMMLRPDQDKVLPKFFLYQLLSPFLQEEQIQPRCTGSASPHLNIGDLKKFPFLLPSLHEQQKIVNYLDSIQAKVDQAKKLREDALKEFDALLPALLDKAFKGEL from the coding sequence ATGAATAGCGATCGGAGTTTAGTCAGAATTAGAAAAATTCTGCAACTTCAACGGCGATGGATACAGTTAGAACCACTGAAGCAATATCAGGAAATTGGACTGCGTTCTTTTGGTAAAGGCATATTCCATAAAACTCCAGTTTATGGGGCTGAGCTAGGCAATAAGCGAGTCTTAGAAATTCATCCTGGAGATTTAGTTTTTAGCAATGTATTTGCATGGGAAGGCGCAGTAGGAGTTGCAGCAGAAGCAGAAAGAGGCATGATCGGCTCTCATCGGTTTATTACCTATACTCCTATTGACAACTCATGCAGCGTTGAATATTTACAGCTTTTCTTTCATTCTCCAGAAGGCTTAGAGGTTATTAGAAAAGTGTCGCCAGGTTCGGCAGGACGCAACCGTACTCTAAACCTAAAACAATTCGATGATGCAATGATTCCGTTACCTCCGATCGCAGAACAACGGCGAATTGTTGCCCGAATCGAGGAACTAGCCGCCAAGATTGAAGAGACACGAGGGTTAAGGAAGAGTGCGATTGAGGAAACAAAGGCTTTTCTCAAAGCAGCAATGGGGCAATTCTTTAAGCCAAATTCTGGATATGAATCAGTTGGCTTAAAAGATGCTTGCATTGCCATTATTGATAATTTACACTCTAATCCAGTTTATTCAAGCGAAGGAATTCCTTGTATTCGCTCATCGGATGTTGGCTGGGGAAATCTTAACTTAGATACAGCACGTAAAACTAGTGAAGAAGAATATCAACGCCGAACGGTTAGAGGTGAACCTACGATTGGTGACATAGTTTTTGTTCGGGAAGGTGGCGGAACTGGTAAAACAGCGCTCGTTAAAGAGAGACAGAGATTTAGTCTTGGACAAAGGGTGATGATGCTGCGCCCAGATCAAGACAAGGTTTTACCAAAGTTCTTTCTATACCAACTTCTTTCTCCATTTCTACAAGAAGAGCAGATTCAACCTAGATGCACTGGATCCGCATCTCCTCATCTCAACATTGGGGATCTGAAAAAGTTTCCATTTTTGCTTCCATCACTACATGAGCAACAGAAAATTGTTAATTATCTAGATAGTATTCAGGCAAAAGTAGATCAAGCTAAGAAACTTCGAGAGGATGCCTTAAAAGAATTTGATGCTCTCTTACCTGCGCTCCTGGACAAAGCCTTTAAGGGTGAGTTATAG
- a CDS encoding Fic family protein, producing the protein MNREDFENSPVGKLVLIEQGDSPCYAFVPNPLPPNTQLDNIIWRSLSEADRALGELAGLGRTMPNPNLLIRPFIRREAVLSSKIEGTQTEIANLYAYENGQLSLPGLSPQPPEADMQEVLNYVNALEYGIERLATLPICKRFLCELHEKLLKGVRGENRAPGQFRQSQNWIGSSSACIQDARFVPPPVPDMSACLNAFETYVNGKCDFPPLIRIGLIHYQFESIHPFSDGNGRIGRLLISLLLLNWNLLPIPLLYLSAFFERNRRQYYDLMLDVSKKGNWSDWLSFFLQGVTEQSRDALIRAKKLQDLQIEWRDRLSQARTSALLPRLSDSLFESPLITIPQAQKLLEVTYKSAQLNVEKLVQAGILEQIDDFSYNRVFVAPEILRIVGE; encoded by the coding sequence ATGAACAGAGAAGACTTTGAAAACAGTCCAGTGGGCAAACTGGTACTCATTGAGCAAGGCGATTCCCCCTGCTATGCCTTTGTGCCCAACCCACTACCCCCCAATACCCAACTTGACAACATCATCTGGCGCTCTCTCTCCGAAGCCGATCGCGCTTTAGGTGAGTTAGCGGGCTTAGGGCGCACCATGCCCAACCCTAACCTTCTGATTCGTCCCTTTATTCGTCGAGAGGCTGTTTTATCTTCCAAAATTGAGGGCACACAAACTGAAATCGCCAACCTGTATGCCTACGAAAACGGGCAGCTTTCCCTTCCTGGCCTCAGTCCCCAGCCCCCAGAAGCCGACATGCAAGAAGTGCTGAACTATGTCAATGCTCTGGAATATGGCATTGAACGGTTGGCAACTCTTCCCATTTGCAAGCGTTTTCTCTGTGAACTGCATGAAAAGTTGCTGAAAGGAGTTCGAGGTGAGAATCGAGCCCCTGGTCAGTTCCGACAGTCCCAAAACTGGATTGGCTCATCCAGCGCCTGCATTCAAGACGCACGGTTTGTGCCCCCACCGGTGCCAGATATGAGCGCTTGCCTCAACGCCTTTGAGACTTATGTAAACGGGAAGTGTGACTTCCCGCCCCTTATCCGCATTGGGTTAATTCACTACCAGTTTGAGAGTATTCATCCCTTTTCCGATGGTAATGGCCGTATTGGGCGGTTGCTCATTTCCCTTCTACTCCTCAACTGGAACTTGCTACCCATTCCCCTGCTGTATCTCAGTGCCTTCTTTGAGCGCAATCGCCGCCAGTACTATGACTTGATGCTAGATGTCAGCAAGAAAGGTAACTGGTCTGACTGGCTCTCCTTTTTTCTACAAGGCGTGACTGAACAATCGCGGGATGCCCTTATTCGTGCCAAAAAACTTCAAGACCTACAGATTGAATGGCGCGATCGGCTTTCCCAGGCTCGTACCTCAGCTCTTTTGCCTCGCCTTTCCGATAGCCTTTTCGAGTCACCCCTGATCACGATTCCTCAAGCTCAGAAGCTTTTAGAGGTCACTTACAAATCAGCTCAACTCAACGTTGAGAAGCTTGTTCAAGCAGGGATTTTAGAGCAAATTGACGATTTTTCTTACAACCGCGTCTTCGTAGCGCCAGAAATCCTAAGAATCGTTGGTGAGTAG
- a CDS encoding DUF433 domain-containing protein has translation MNKFYGGLDPRNIPTYSISDAARYLRIPVATIRSWTVGRKYPTVEGKAFFSPLIPIADRKPRLLSFTNMVEVHVLRAIRQHHNIDLGKVRAALDFLEDQVQVSHPLAHEEFRTDGVDLFIERYGELINASAAGQTELKDSLKTHLERIEPDDSGLAIKLYPFTRSQEENNPRIVVIDPRVAFGRLVIEGTGIPTSILAERYRAGDSMADLAEDYQCDRDFIEEAIRCELPNAA, from the coding sequence ATGAACAAGTTTTATGGTGGTTTGGATCCTAGAAATATCCCAACCTACTCAATTAGCGATGCAGCCCGATATCTGCGGATTCCGGTGGCTACTATTCGTTCTTGGACTGTAGGCCGCAAGTACCCCACGGTAGAGGGCAAAGCGTTTTTTTCACCATTGATTCCGATCGCCGACCGAAAGCCAAGGTTGCTGTCCTTTACTAACATGGTCGAAGTGCACGTTTTGCGGGCAATTCGTCAGCACCACAACATCGATCTAGGTAAAGTGCGTGCTGCCCTTGATTTCCTCGAGGATCAGGTACAAGTTTCTCACCCACTGGCCCATGAGGAGTTTCGTACCGACGGCGTGGATCTGTTTATCGAGCGCTACGGAGAACTCATCAACGCGTCAGCCGCGGGCCAAACGGAATTGAAAGATTCGCTCAAGACTCACCTTGAACGGATTGAACCGGATGATTCTGGTTTGGCCATCAAGCTTTACCCCTTTACTCGTTCCCAGGAAGAAAATAATCCTCGCATTGTTGTGATCGATCCGCGCGTTGCCTTTGGCCGTTTGGTAATCGAAGGGACTGGGATCCCGACCAGCATTTTGGCAGAGCGCTATCGGGCTGGGGACTCCATGGCCGATCTGGCTGAGGATTACCAATGCGATCGCGATTTCATCGAAGAAGCTATCCGGTGTGAGCTGCCTAACGCTGCATGA
- a CDS encoding N-6 DNA methylase yields the protein MPKGTRKRSDKPATTEQKLASIIKSARDKMRTDKGLNGELDRLPQLTWILFLKLLDDSEKLLEAEAALCGQPYKPVIAAPYRWRDWAADEEGMSGDQLRNFISNDTVTLPTGQEVQGLLAYLRSLQSKSGRERADVIAKVFRDVTNRMTSGALLRDVLNLLNQIHFDKTEEVHILSRFYEGMLKEMRDAAGDSGEFYTPRPVVKFMVEVTDPQLGDMILDPACGTGGFLVEAYEYLKPRCNTKDWKVLQNSLMGGEAKSLPFLLANMHLLLHGIEYPNIDDKNSLRFSIAEMDESDWVDVILTNPPFGGEEEAAIQDNFPPGRRTKETALLFLQLIMRRSRKDARKPGRAAVVFPNGVLFGDGICGRIKEDLLNNYNLHTIVRLPNGTFAPYTSIPTNLLFFDCSGPTEDVWYYEIPLPEGRKTFSKTKPIQDSDFDGCRAWWKNREANEQAWKYPFRDAYHKALKEARSHWEAAKTAEEAAKSLGQAAQQLEEKIKNLEAQILDFTPAKEAKELKAQVQTLKAEGKSLQAQEQEKRELAKDSQVKGDGIYWAVYNLDQKNPNSQNEFEHLPPEQLLADIAKKDQRVAELMAEIKEVLATRKQ from the coding sequence ATGCCAAAGGGAACCCGGAAGCGGAGTGATAAACCTGCCACTACTGAGCAAAAGCTAGCCAGCATCATCAAGTCGGCGCGAGACAAGATGCGGACGGATAAGGGGTTGAACGGAGAACTCGATCGCCTCCCCCAGCTCACCTGGATCCTTTTTCTCAAGTTGCTGGACGACTCAGAAAAACTTCTAGAGGCAGAGGCAGCTCTGTGCGGGCAGCCCTACAAGCCCGTGATCGCGGCTCCCTACCGTTGGCGGGACTGGGCAGCCGATGAGGAGGGCATGAGCGGCGATCAGCTTCGAAATTTTATCAGTAATGACACGGTCACCCTACCCACAGGTCAGGAAGTGCAGGGGTTGCTGGCCTACCTGCGATCGCTGCAATCCAAATCAGGACGCGAACGCGCCGATGTGATCGCCAAGGTCTTTCGGGATGTTACTAACCGCATGACCAGCGGTGCCTTACTGCGAGATGTCCTGAATCTGCTCAATCAGATTCACTTTGACAAAACCGAAGAAGTCCACATCCTCAGCCGTTTCTACGAGGGAATGCTGAAGGAAATGCGGGACGCAGCTGGCGACTCGGGGGAGTTCTATACGCCTCGTCCTGTCGTCAAATTTATGGTGGAGGTCACGGACCCGCAGCTGGGGGACATGATTCTGGATCCAGCTTGTGGGACTGGCGGCTTCCTGGTCGAGGCTTATGAGTACCTGAAGCCTCGGTGCAACACCAAGGACTGGAAGGTCTTGCAAAACAGCCTCATGGGTGGTGAAGCGAAGTCGCTCCCCTTTCTACTCGCGAACATGCACCTGCTGCTGCACGGGATCGAGTATCCCAATATTGATGACAAAAACAGCTTGCGCTTTTCGATCGCCGAGATGGATGAGAGTGACTGGGTAGATGTCATCTTGACCAATCCTCCCTTTGGGGGTGAGGAAGAAGCCGCGATCCAGGACAACTTTCCGCCAGGGCGCAGAACCAAAGAAACAGCCTTGCTGTTTTTGCAGCTGATCATGCGGCGATCGCGCAAAGATGCCCGCAAGCCGGGACGGGCAGCCGTGGTCTTTCCCAATGGAGTCCTGTTTGGCGATGGCATCTGCGGCCGGATCAAAGAAGACTTGCTCAACAACTACAACCTGCACACCATCGTGCGGTTGCCCAATGGCACCTTCGCGCCCTACACCAGCATCCCCACCAACCTGCTATTTTTCGACTGCTCTGGCCCCACCGAAGATGTTTGGTACTACGAGATTCCGTTGCCGGAAGGGCGCAAGACCTTTAGCAAAACCAAGCCCATCCAGGACAGCGACTTTGACGGCTGTCGGGCTTGGTGGAAAAACCGGGAAGCCAATGAGCAGGCCTGGAAATATCCGTTTCGGGATGCCTATCACAAAGCACTCAAGGAGGCTCGATCCCACTGGGAAGCAGCCAAGACAGCGGAGGAAGCAGCCAAGAGTTTGGGCCAAGCAGCTCAGCAACTAGAGGAGAAAATCAAGAATCTGGAGGCGCAGATTTTAGACTTTACTCCCGCGAAGGAAGCAAAAGAGCTTAAGGCACAGGTACAGACGCTTAAGGCTGAGGGGAAGTCTCTGCAAGCGCAAGAGCAAGAAAAGCGGGAACTGGCTAAGGATAGTCAGGTCAAGGGAGATGGGATTTATTGGGCGGTGTACAACCTCGATCAGAAGAATCCCAATAGTCAGAATGAGTTTGAGCACTTGCCCCCTGAGCAGCTGCTCGCAGATATCGCCAAGAAGGATCAGCGGGTAGCGGAATTGATGGCTGAGATTAAAGAAGTATTGGCGACCAGAAAGCAATGA